A window of Hevea brasiliensis isolate MT/VB/25A 57/8 chromosome 14, ASM3005281v1, whole genome shotgun sequence contains these coding sequences:
- the LOC110655978 gene encoding pentatricopeptide repeat-containing protein At1g62590-like translates to MKGQIYEAVDFFDDMVGVGYQPNLHTYNVIVNGFCKFGKANVAVGLLKGMVERGYDPNVMTYIAVIDALCKDKLVVEALDLFTQMIQRGVEPNVVTYSCLIHGLCNLGKHNQALALLKKMVGQNISPDDFTFNILINTLCKKRLVSDAQSIIKIMVQRGVKPNAITYSTIVHGLCYLGKAKEALALLNEMVRQNMSPNVLTFNISIGTLSKEGMVSEGQGIVDLMVKRGIKPDCTYNSLMDAYCLYSQMNDARKIFDMMVIDGIVYVFCYNTLINGYYKSRRIDNSKKLFDEMPQKGLVPNSVTFNTLIKGLWEAGRMQTAQELFKNMCSHGQRLNIITFSIMIHGSCKLGDLNEAFTLFKAMENSNLELDLMIYNILIDGMFKARKINNAKDLFSILFEKGLQPNIFTYIAMIKGLCKEGLLDEAYKVFREMEWVGCLPDDWCYDVIIQGFLRHKDVPRACQLIKEMVGKGFSTNATTIELVIHLLHNDDHILRKL, encoded by the coding sequence ATGAAGGGTCAAATCTATGAAGCAGTAGATTTTTTCGATGACATGGTTGGAGTAGGTTATCAACCTAATCTTCATACTTACAATGTTATAGTTAACGGGTTTTGTAAAtttgggaaagcaaatgtggctgTTGGATTGCTAAAGGGAATGGTTGAGAGAGGTTATGACCCAAATGTCATGACCTACATTGCAGTAATTGATGCTCTTTGCAAGGATAAGCTAGTTGTTGAGGCTTTAGACCTCTTCACTCAAATGATTCAAAGAGGTGTGGAGCCTAATGTGGTTACTTATAGCTGCTTAATTCATGGTCTTTGTAATTTAGGCAAACATAATCAAGCTCTGGCTTTGTTGAAAAAAATGGTGGGGCAAAACATATCACCTGATGATTTTACCTTCAACATATTGATTAACACTCTTTGCAAGAAACGATTGGTTTCAGATGCTCAAAGTATAATCAAGATAATGGTTCAAAGAGGTGTGAAGCCTAATGCGATCACCTATAGCACCATAGTTCATGGTCTGTGCTATTTAGGCAAAGCGAAGGAAGCTTTGGCATTGTTGAATGAAATGGTGAGGCAGAACATGTCACCAAATGTTCTTACCTTTAACATATCGATTGGCACTCTTTCTAAGGAAGGGATGGTTTCAGAGGGTCAAGGAATTGTCGATTTGATGGTTAAAAGGGGCATAAAGCCTGATTGCACTTACAACTCATTGATGGATGCATATTGCCTATATAGTCAAATGAATGATGCTAGAAAAATATTTGATATGATGGTAATTGATGGAATAGTTTATGTTTTTTGCTACAACACCTTGATTAATGGATATTACAAGAGCAGAAGGATAGATAATTCAAAGAAACTTTTTGATGAAATGCCTCAAAAAGGTTTAGTTCCTAATTCTGTTACCTTTAATACTCTTATAAAGGGCCTGTGGGAAGCTGGGAGGATGCAAACTGCACAAGAGCTTTTCAAGAACATGTGTTCTCATGGTCAGCGGCTAAATATAATAACTTTCTCAATTATGATTCATGGCTCATGCAAATTGGGGGACCTTAATGAGGCATTCACACTATTTAAAGCAATGGAAAATAGTAATTTGGAGCTTGATCTTATGATCTATAACATTTTGATCGATGGCATGTTTAAGGCTAGGAAGATTAATAATGCCAAGGACCTATTTTCTATTCTCTTTGAAAAAGGTTTACAGCctaatatttttacatatattgcGATGATAAAAGGACTTTGTAAAGAAGGATTACTAGATGAAGCATACAAGGTCTTTAGAGAAATGGAATGGGTTGGATGTTTACCGGATGATTGGTGTTATGATGTGATTATTCAAGGGTTTCTTAGGCATAAGGATGTACCAAGGGCATGTCAACTTATTAAAGAAATGGTTGGTAAGGGATTCTCTACCAATGCCACGACCATTGAATTGGTAATACATTTATTGCACAATGATGATCATATTTTGAGAAAACTATGA